In Macadamia integrifolia cultivar HAES 741 chromosome 1, SCU_Mint_v3, whole genome shotgun sequence, a single window of DNA contains:
- the LOC122072296 gene encoding uncharacterized protein LOC122072296: protein MGGYGVLASDASGFPLFALASAMEGGNILYMELLAIKKGLEKAHLIHCSHIQSRYSLMAIQMISGRYRPSWFVLDLLDDIFVLNSFFQQCVFFHHVREINSSADFLAGFLCAPQEIDLLLGDLPAALNVLIRDDVVGKVYPWL, encoded by the coding sequence ATGGGTGGTTATGGAGTTTTGGCTAGTGATGCTAGTGGATTTCCCCTCTTTGCCTTAGCAAGTGCTATGGAGGGTGGCAATATTCTCTATATGGAGCTCCTTGCCATCAAGAAGGGGCTTGAAAAAGCCCATCTTATACATTGCTCCCATATTCAAAGTCGGTACTCCCTCATGGCTATTCAGATGATTTCAGGGCGGTACCGGCCCTCTTGGTTTGTTTTGGATTTACTTGATGACATATTTGTTTTGAATTCCTTCTTCCAGCAGTGTGTCTTCTTCCACCATGTTCGTGAGATAAATTCTAGTGCCGATTTCTTGGCGGGTTTTCTTTGTGCCCCTCAGGAGATTGATCTTCTCCTAGGTGACCTTCCTGCAGCCCTGAACGTTTTGATTCGGGATGATGTAGTGGGAAAGGTGTATCCTTGGCtgtaa